The Burkholderia pyrrocinia genomic sequence CTACACGCAGCAAGGCTTCAAGACCACGTACCGCGTGGTGGCGACCGATGCGCAGCAGGGCCCGGCACTCGCGAACTACGCGCACTCGAAGGGCATCAAGAGCGTGGCGGTGGTCGACGATTCGACCGCATACGGCCAGGGTCTCGCGAACGAGTTCGAGAAGAAGGCGAAGGCGCTCGGCCTGAAGGTGATGTCGCACGACGCGACGAACGACAAGGCGGTCGACTTCCGCGCGATTCTGACCAAGATCAAGGGTGAGAACCCGGACGCGATCATGTACGGCGGCATGGACGCCACCGGCGGCCCGTTCGCGAAGCAGGCGAAGCAGCTCGGCCTGCGCGCGAAGATCCTCGCGGGCGACGGCGTGTGCACGGAAAAGCTGGCCGACCTGGCCGGCGATGCGACCGACAACGTCGTGTGCTCGGAAGCCGGTGCTTCGCTCGAGAAGATGCCGGGCGGCGGCGCGTTCAAGGCGAAGTACGAGAAGCGCTTCGGCCAGCCGATCCAGATCTACGCACCGTTCACGTATGACGCCGTGTACATCGTCGCCGACGCGATGAAGCGCGCGAACTCGGCGGACCCGGCGAAGATCCTCGCGGCGATGCCGGCGACGAACTACACGGGCGTGATCGGCACGACGACCTTCGACTCGAAGGGCGACCTGCAGCACGGCGTGATCTCGCTGTACAACTACAAGGGCGGCAAGAAGTCGCTGCTCGACGAAGTGAAGATGTAACGCAACAGGCGGTCGACAGTAGGGGCGAAAGCGCGCATGCAGCAACGCATGCGCGCTTTCTTTTTGGCCGACGGGCGCGATGCCGTCAGATCTTCAGATGCGCGAGCACCTTCGGCGCGACGGCCGCGACGAGCGCCGCGCACAGCGCGACGACCGACAGGCCGATCGTCAGGTTCGCGGCCTGGGCGACCGCGCCGATCACGACCGGGCCGAACAGCAGTCCGAAATACGCAAGCCCGGCCACATGCGCGAGCCCTTCGGCCGCGTGGATGCCTTTCACGCGCGCGGCGGCCGCGAACAGCACGGGCATCATGTTCGCGAGGCCGAGGCCCATCAGCGTGAAGCCGGTCAGCACGGTGGCCGGATAGGGCAGCAGCAGCGCGCCGATCATCCCCGCGCACGCGAGCGACGCGCTCGCGAACACGAGCTGCGGCGCGCCGAAGCGGGCGCGCACGGCGTCGCCCGCGAAGCGCGCGATGGCCATCCCGCCCGAGAACGCCGCGTACGCGGCGCTTGCGAGCGCGGGGCTCGCCGCGACGACGTCGCGCATGTAGACCGTCGCCCAGTCGTACATCGCGCCTTCGGCGATCAGCGCGACGAGCGCGATGCCGCCGAGCATCCACAGCGCGGGCGAGCGCCAGCGGTTGCCTCCGCCGTGCGCGTGTTCGTGGTGCGGCACATGCGGCAGCACGGCCGGGCTCGCGGCCACGAGCACCGCGGCGCTTGCCGCGGCCGCAAGCGCGAGATGCACGGCCGGCGCCATGCCGGCCGACAGCAGCGCGCCGCCGGCCGCCGCGCCCGACATCCCGCCGATGCTGAACATGCCGTGCAGCGACGACATGATCGGCTTGCCGAGCGCGATCTCGACCGCGCTGGCCTCGGCGTTCATCGCGACGTCGAGCGTCGCCATCGAGAAGCCGAACAGCGCGAGCACGCCGAGCAGCATCCAGTAGTCGGGCACGACGAGGATCAGCGCCGCGCACGCGGACATCACGAGCCCGCCCGCGAGGCACGCGGTGCGCGAGCCGACGCGCGCGATCCAGCGCGCGATGGTCAGCATCGCGGCGATCGAGCCGCCGGCGACCGCGAACAGCGCGATCGACAGCAGGCCGGGGCTCAGCGCGAACTTGTCGCGCACGGTCGGCACGTGCACGCCCCACGACGCGTACATCATGCCGGCGACGAAGAACAGCGCCATCGACGCCGTGCGCGCACGCTGGCGGGCCGGGAGCGGCAGCACGCGATGCGCGTCGGGCGGCGCGGCGAACGGGGACGACGATTCGGGGGAGGCGGATTCGGACACGGAAGGCTCGTCAAAGGATGCGAGGACGCACGCGGCGTCCGTCGGAATCGTCCGATTCTATCGAACCGCTTACGATCCTGCCGGGCGCTGCCCGTTCGGTGGATGATCCGGCGATCCGGTCACGTCGCGGCAGCGCGCCGTCCGTCCGGTGCCTGGCGCCGCATCGGCCGTTCGGCCGATACGCGGCGCGCGGCGCCCGCGGGTAACATCGAAGCGCACGCGGCGTGCCCGAAGCGCCGCCCTTCGACCGCAGGAGTCTTCTTGAACATCGATCCCGCCTTCGCCCTGCATCTGCTGCACCGCTGCGCGCTCGGCACGCTCGCCACCCATGCGCGCGATCCGCAGGGCTTCCCGTATCCGACGGTCGTCCCGTTTGCGCCCGATGCAAGCCATCGGCCCGTGATCCTCGTGAGCGGCCTCGCCGAACACACGCGCAATCTCGCCGCCGATCCGCGCGCGGGCTTCCTCGTCGTCGACGCGCCCGACGGCGACGTGCTGAACGCCGAACGCGCGACGCTGCTCGGCCGTTTCGTGCCGCTCGGCGACGATCCGCACGTCACCGCGCGCTACCTGCGCTACGAGCCGGACGCCGCGCGTTATCTCGCGCTCGGCGATTTCACGTTTTGGGCGCTCGATATCGAGCGGCTGCGCTATATCGGCGGCTTCGGGCGCATGGGCTGGGTCGACGGCACGCATCTCGATGCGCTGCCGCCGCTTCGGTTCGACGAGGAACAGGCACTGTGGGACGCATACGATGCCGGCGATGCGCGCCGCGACGGGCTCGAGTTGCTCGGCGTCGATCGCCACGGCGCCGACTGGCGGTGCGACGGCCGCCGCGTACGCACGCCATTCGACGCGCCGCCGGCCGATGCCGGCGCGCTGCGCGACCGGCTGATCACATGCGCGCGGGATGTGGCGTGACGTCGCGGGTTGCCGGTTTGTCCGTTCAGCAAGCCGCACCATTCGATTTTCGCAAACCTCTCGTCCTATGAAAGCTTTGATTTTTAGTATGCAGGGTAATTGCGTATGTTGATAGCCTTAATAGACGATCGCTAATGTCCTAATCTCTGTGGAGGAGCGTAAAAATTTGAGAAAAGGCCGCATCCGGTCAAAATGACATGTGCGAATTTCAATTGACCTCGGGATTTTCATGAATCCCGCTTCTATCAAATCTTTTTTGTGCTAATCTCTGCCTTCGAAAATCCGAGGCACATATATTTCATGAATGGTGAGCTGGCTGCAGACCGGCGCCATTAGTCAGATAGAAAGGGAAACTATGTCTTCTTACAAGGACCTGCTGGCCCAGCGGGAAAAGCTGGAGAAGCAAATCGAAGAAGCGAAGTCGCGTGAATACGCTGAAGTGCTGAATGACGTGAAGCAGAAAATTGCCGACTACGGCTTTTCGCTCGCCGAACTCGGCCTCAACCGCGCGAAGGCAGGTAAGGTTGGCCGTCCGCGCGCAGGCGTGGCCGCGAAATACCGCGATCCGGAAACGGGCGCGACGTGGTCGGGCCGCGGCAAGCCGCCGCGCTGGATCGCCGGCAAGAACCGCGAACAGTTTGCGATTTAAACGTCTGTTTAAGTCGTCTGCCTCAAAAGAGCCGCGTGTCCGTTCAGGAGCGCGGCTTTTTTGTTTCCGGACACTCGTCGGTGTGCGGAAGTTTGTCATGAAACTGTAATAATCCGGCGTGAATGAAAATGCGACACGTTCGCATAAGCGATTGATTTGAATGAGGAATTTGTTGATATTGGCGAGTCTCGCGGGGCGCTTTTGATAGAATTGCGTATCGCACACCGATATCTCATATTTCATGTCCACGTTTTCCGGCGACGCGCAAAGCGCAGATAAGCACGCAGTTGCGCGCAAGAGTACGCTCGTCAGTATTGTGCTGAATGTCGTGCTTGCGACATTTCAGATCGTCGTCGGCACGATTGCGCATTCGCAGGCGTTGATTGCCGACGGTGTGCATTCGATTTCCGATTTGATCTCGGATTTCGTCGTGCTGGTTGCGAATCGGCATAGCGGCGCATCGCCGGACGCCGACCACAATTACGGGCACAGCCGCTACGAGACGGTCGCGTCGCTGTTTCTCGGCGCTATCCTGATTGCGGTCGGAATCGGCATGCTCTGGCGCGCCGGCGACCGCCTCGTTAATCTCGAAAACATCCCGGCCGTGCATTTTTCCGCACTGGTCGTCGCGCTGACGGTGCTCGTGTCGAAAGAAGCGCTGTTTCGCTACATGCTGCGCGAGGCGCGGCGCGTGCGCTCGGCGATGCTCGTCGCGAACGCATGGCATGCGCGTTCGGACGCCGCGTCGTCGCTCGTCGTCGCGATCGGCATCGTCGGCAGCCTGGCCGGCGTGCGGCTGCTCGACCCGATCGCGGCGGCTATCGTCGGCTTCATGGTTGCGCGCATGGGCTGGACGTTCGGCTATGACGCGCTGCAGGACCTTTCCGACCGCGCGCTCGACACGACCGACACGGCCGAAATCCGTGCGCTGCTCGTGGAGACTCCCGGCGTACGCGACGTGCACGACCTGCGCACGCGCAAGATGGGCGATGCCGCGCTCGTCGACGCGCATATCCT encodes the following:
- a CDS encoding branched-chain amino acid ABC transporter substrate-binding protein, producing the protein MNIKMQKLLPITAAAMLCVAAASNAAADQVVKIGHVAPLTGGIAHLGKDNENGARLAVEEINAKGLTVGGQKITLQLDPQDDAADPRQATQVAQKLVDDKVVAVIGHLNSGTSIPASKIYSDAGIVQISPSATNPAYTQQGFKTTYRVVATDAQQGPALANYAHSKGIKSVAVVDDSTAYGQGLANEFEKKAKALGLKVMSHDATNDKAVDFRAILTKIKGENPDAIMYGGMDATGGPFAKQAKQLGLRAKILAGDGVCTEKLADLAGDATDNVVCSEAGASLEKMPGGGAFKAKYEKRFGQPIQIYAPFTYDAVYIVADAMKRANSADPAKILAAMPATNYTGVIGTTTFDSKGDLQHGVISLYNYKGGKKSLLDEVKM
- a CDS encoding MFS transporter; this encodes MSESASPESSSPFAAPPDAHRVLPLPARQRARTASMALFFVAGMMYASWGVHVPTVRDKFALSPGLLSIALFAVAGGSIAAMLTIARWIARVGSRTACLAGGLVMSACAALILVVPDYWMLLGVLALFGFSMATLDVAMNAEASAVEIALGKPIMSSLHGMFSIGGMSGAAAGGALLSAGMAPAVHLALAAAASAAVLVAASPAVLPHVPHHEHAHGGGNRWRSPALWMLGGIALVALIAEGAMYDWATVYMRDVVAASPALASAAYAAFSGGMAIARFAGDAVRARFGAPQLVFASASLACAGMIGALLLPYPATVLTGFTLMGLGLANMMPVLFAAAARVKGIHAAEGLAHVAGLAYFGLLFGPVVIGAVAQAANLTIGLSVVALCAALVAAVAPKVLAHLKI
- a CDS encoding HugZ family protein, producing MNIDPAFALHLLHRCALGTLATHARDPQGFPYPTVVPFAPDASHRPVILVSGLAEHTRNLAADPRAGFLVVDAPDGDVLNAERATLLGRFVPLGDDPHVTARYLRYEPDAARYLALGDFTFWALDIERLRYIGGFGRMGWVDGTHLDALPPLRFDEEQALWDAYDAGDARRDGLELLGVDRHGADWRCDGRRVRTPFDAPPADAGALRDRLITCARDVA
- a CDS encoding H-NS family nucleoid-associated regulatory protein, which codes for MSSYKDLLAQREKLEKQIEEAKSREYAEVLNDVKQKIADYGFSLAELGLNRAKAGKVGRPRAGVAAKYRDPETGATWSGRGKPPRWIAGKNREQFAI
- a CDS encoding cation diffusion facilitator family transporter gives rise to the protein MSTFSGDAQSADKHAVARKSTLVSIVLNVVLATFQIVVGTIAHSQALIADGVHSISDLISDFVVLVANRHSGASPDADHNYGHSRYETVASLFLGAILIAVGIGMLWRAGDRLVNLENIPAVHFSALVVALTVLVSKEALFRYMLREARRVRSAMLVANAWHARSDAASSLVVAIGIVGSLAGVRLLDPIAAAIVGFMVARMGWTFGYDALQDLSDRALDTTDTAEIRALLVETPGVRDVHDLRTRKMGDAALVDAHILVDPKISVSEGHYIAETARARVLSDPRVLDALIHVDPENDAARRPALALPPRGEIAARLEAALAQRGLRAAAINLHYLSTGLEIDVTLASDPGDTDAALAGRLDADALKREFGARRIGFTRTMPAQA